The genomic region CTCGTACGCGTGCCGCAGCGATGTCCTCAGCCGCTCCAGCTGGAGTGCGCGCAGCCCCTCCGCGTCGAGCCGTTCGCCCGCGTCCAGCAGGTCCGTCGAATCCGCCATGGGACCGCTCCCTCACCAAACGTTCCATTACGTCTATTACATCCATTGCGGGCGACCGATCATTCGGTCGCTTTGCTCTGGATCAGTAATTCAGGGGTACGGGCCGTCGTCAAGACATGGGGCTGCCACGCGAGGAAGAGGTGGGGTCTGTGCGGCGCACTCCGCACGCCAGGGGTGAGGTCTAGCGGGCGGCCTCCGCCGCCATCGAGCGTGCCCACCGGTAGTCCGCCTTGCCGCTCGGTGAGCGCTGGATCGTGCCCGTGATCACCAGCTGGCGCGGGATCTTGTAGCCCGCGAGATGGGCGCGGCAGTGGGTCTGGATGTCGTCCAGGGACGGCCGCCCGGCGCCCTCGCGCAGCTGGACCACGGCGGCCACGTGGTTGCCCCACTTCTCGTCGGGCACTCCCGCGACCAGCGCGTCGTACACGTCGGGATGCGACTTGAGCGCCTGCTCGACCTCCTCCGGATACACCTTCTCGCCGCCGGTGTTGATGCACTGCGAGCCGCGCCCCAGGACGGTGACGACACCCTCCTCGTCGACGGTCGCCATGTCGCCGAGCAGGACCCACCGTGCGCCGTCCTTCTCGAAGAAGGTCTCGGCGGTCTTCTTCGGGTCGTTGTAGTAGCCGAGTGGCACGTGTCCACGCTGGGCGACGCGGCCCGGCTCGCCGACGGCGACCGGCTTCCGCGTCGCCGGATCCACCACCTGTGTACGGGAGTTGACGCGGATCCGGAAGCCGCGGTCGGGGCCCGAGTCCGCTGTCGCCGTGCCGTTGAAGCCGGATTCGGAGGAGCCGTAGTTGTTGAGCAGCATCACGTTCGGCAGGAGCGTCTGGAACTGTGCGCGGACCGTCTCCGACATGATCGCGCCGGACGAGGAGACGCTGAACATGGACGAGCAGTCGGTGCCCTTCAGGGGCCCGTCCAACGCGTCGATGAGCGGGCGCAGCATGGCGTCGCCGACCAGCGACATGCTGGTGACCTTCTCCTTCTCGATGGTCCGCAGCGCTTCTTCGGGCACGAACTTGCGGTGGATCACGATGCGTTGGCCGAAGTTGAAGCCGATGAAGGCGGTGAGGGTCGAGGTGCCGTGCATCAGCGGGGGCGCGGGGAAGAAGGTGATCCCGTCGCCGCCGGCCGCGACCCGCTCGGCGACCTCCTCCGGTGTCTTCACCGGCTCGCCCGTCGGAGCGCCACCGCCCAACCCCGAGAAGAACAGGTCTTCCTGACGCCACATCACCCCCTTGGGCATCCCGGTCGTGCCGCCGGTGTAGATGATGAACTGGTCGTCGGGCGAGCGGGGCGGGAAGCCGCGCCCGGATGATCCGGAGGCCTCGGCGTCGGCGAAGTCCACCGCTGACACCTCAGGCAGCGCGGGTGCGCCGGGGGCCGGGGTGCCCACCCGTACGAGATGCCGCAGCGCCGAGGCGCGTGGCAGGGCCGCCGCGACCCGCTCGGTGAACTCCGCGTCGAAGACCAGCGCCACCAGATCCGCGTCTCGGTAGAGGTAGACCAACTCCTCTTCCACGTAGCGGTAGTTGACGTTGACCGGCACGATCCGCGCCTTGAGGCAGCCGAGGACGGTCTGCAGGTACTCGATGCCGTTGTAGAGGTGCAGCCCGAGATGCTCACCAGGGCGTATGCCGCTGTCGATCAGGTGGTGCGCGATGCGGTTGGCCGCCGCGTCCAGCTCGGCGTAGGTGAGGCGGCGCTCCGCGCCCGTGCCGGGGTGGTCGATGTAGACGAGTGCCTCGCGGTCGGGG from Streptomyces sp. NBC_00878 harbors:
- a CDS encoding acyl-CoA synthetase, encoding MEYNLADLFESVVDVVPDREALVYIDHPGTGAERRLTYAELDAAANRIAHHLIDSGIRPGEHLGLHLYNGIEYLQTVLGCLKARIVPVNVNYRYVEEELVYLYRDADLVALVFDAEFTERVAAALPRASALRHLVRVGTPAPGAPALPEVSAVDFADAEASGSSGRGFPPRSPDDQFIIYTGGTTGMPKGVMWRQEDLFFSGLGGGAPTGEPVKTPEEVAERVAAGGDGITFFPAPPLMHGTSTLTAFIGFNFGQRIVIHRKFVPEEALRTIEKEKVTSMSLVGDAMLRPLIDALDGPLKGTDCSSMFSVSSSGAIMSETVRAQFQTLLPNVMLLNNYGSSESGFNGTATADSGPDRGFRIRVNSRTQVVDPATRKPVAVGEPGRVAQRGHVPLGYYNDPKKTAETFFEKDGARWVLLGDMATVDEEGVVTVLGRGSQCINTGGEKVYPEEVEQALKSHPDVYDALVAGVPDEKWGNHVAAVVQLREGAGRPSLDDIQTHCRAHLAGYKIPRQLVITGTIQRSPSGKADYRWARSMAAEAAR